A part of Aegilops tauschii subsp. strangulata cultivar AL8/78 chromosome 2, Aet v6.0, whole genome shotgun sequence genomic DNA contains:
- the LOC109773297 gene encoding organic cation/carnitine transporter 4: MSTTEALLAGPGSVGGGERLSIDDALAQHAGEFGRWQLRHFLLVTAAWILEAMHTMVMIFADREPAMSCPKGDGRCGDRCAGAAAGWQWDQGSGSSTVAEWGLVCGESYKVGLVHAIYFASAMIGAGVFGHLSDSFLGRKGSLQVVCFLNAIFGLLTALSPDYWVYVALRILTGFSAGSICLCSFVLATEPIGPSYRGVVGMSMCYFFSGGIAILAGIAAMFQSSWRLLYVVTSMPSLVFVLTILPFVSESPRWYLVRRRVDDAMQVLQDIAFTNGKSIPDYISLKLDDEDDIDKKIDGSSSSILDVFRSRTTRGRLVLSVLISFLCSVVYYGLSLNVVNLKINLYISVVVNSLAEMPAFLLTTMLLQHLGRKPLAIGSMLLSGVFCTSASLITGVGAMRAVRMACGVVGIFGMAATYNLLVVYTTELFPTTVRTAAMGCTLQASKMGAILAPMVVLLGEQMPFAVFGMLGIIGGLLVFCLPETMNKPLYDTMFGLEKGEGEFVIKGEITCENSKIRSIS; this comes from the exons ATGTCCACCACCGAGGCGCTCCTCGCCGGCCCCGGCAgtgtcggcggcggcgagcgcctGAGCATCGACGACGCGCTCGCGCAGCACGCGGGGGAGTTCGGGCGGTGGCAGCTGCGGCACTTCCTGCTGGTGACGGCGGCGTGGATTCTGGAGGCGATGCACACCATGGTCATGATCTTCGCCGACCGCGAGCCGGCAATGTCGTGCCCCAAGGGGGACGGCCGGTGCGGCGACCGCTGCGCGGGCGCCGCGGCCGGGTGGCAGTGGGACCAGGGGAGCGGCTCGTCGACGGTGGCAGAGTGGGGCCTCGTCTGCGGCGAGAGCTACAAGGTCGGCCTCGTCCATGCTATCTATTTCGCCAGCGCCATGATCG GCGCCGGCGTCTTTGGACACTTGTCGGACTCTTTTTTGGGTCGGAAGGGCTCCCTCCAGGTGGTGTGCTTCCTGAATGCCATTTTCGGCCTCCTCACCGCGCTATCTCCCGACTATTGGGTCTACGTGGCCTTACGCATCCTAACAGGCTTCAGCGCCGGCAGCATTTGCCTTTGCTCCTTTGTCCTTGCCACagagcccatagggccctcctaTCGTGGTGTTGTTGGCATGTCCATGTGTTATTTCTTCTCCGGCGGCATTGCTATCCTCGCTGGCATCGCCGCGATGTTCCAGTCCTCTTGGCGCCTTCTGTATGTCGTCACCTCCATGCCCTCCCTCGTCTTTGTGCTCACCATCTTGCCATTCGTCTCCGAGTCGCCACGTTGGTACCTTGTGCGGAGGCGCGTTGACGATGCAATGCAAGTTCTACAAGACATTGCCTTCACCAATGGAAAGAGCATCCCAGATTACATCTCACTCAAGCTTGACGATGAGGATGACATCGATAAGAAGATCGATGGGTCGTCATCGTCGATCCTAGACGTGTTTAGGTCACGAACAACACGGGGCAGGCTGGTGCTCTCAGTACTCATCAGCTTCCTTTGCTCGGTGGTATACTACGGGTTGAGCCTCAACGTGGTCAATCTAAAGATTAACCTTTACATCAGTGTGGTTGTTAACTCTCTCGCTGAGATGCCCGCGTTTTTGCTCACTACGATGCTCCTTCAACACTTGGGTCGGAAGCCACTAGCCATTGGCTCGATGCTTCTCAGCGGTGTCTTCTGTACATCTGCCAGTCTTATTACCGGCGTCGGTGCCATGAG GGCGGTAAGGATGGCATGCGGGGTGGTAGGAATCTTCGGAATGGCCGCGACATACAATCTATTGGTTGTATACACAACAGAGTTGTTCCCTACAACGGTGCGCACCGCGGCGATGGGATGTACATTACAAGCGTCCAAGATGGGTGCCATACTAGCACCCATGGTAGTGTTACTCGGCGAGCAGATGCCATTCGCAGTGTTTGGCATGTTGGGTATCATCGGTGGACTACTGGTGTTCTGCCTCCCGGAGACTATGAACAAGCCATTGTATGACACCATGTTCGGATTGGAGAAAGGCGAGGGAGAATTTGTAATTAAAGGGGAAATTACATGCGAAAACTCTAAAATTCGATCAATTTCATAA